One Sphingomonas sp. KR3-1 DNA segment encodes these proteins:
- a CDS encoding Xaa-Pro peptidase family protein, which yields MRLDRRTLVRAAAAMPLLTLPSVLRAAEPDLSALQDMTKGAQPIGNDERAARLARAQRLMRAHGIGAVLIEGGSSLVYFAGLNWGRSERLTAILLPAEGEPCIVTPFFEEARTRERLAIPAEVRVWNEDEDPLKTVAGFLKDRKLAHLPVGIEETVRYFAVDGLQKNGLKVVSANPVVRGCRMIKTAPEIALMQLATDVTIAAYRFVYPRVEKGMSQRDVSALMDAATRKLGGDPEFSLVLVGEGAAYPHGTKVPSPVADGRIVLMDCGCTVQGYQSDVSRTWVHGGANAEQRKVWGQAAQGQQVAFAAARLGVPAGSVDDAVRRYYASLGWGPDYKLPGLSHRTGHGIGLDGHEPVNLVRGEKTLLAPGMCFSNEPGIYIPGSFGVRLEDCFHMTESGPAWFSQPPRSIDAPMG from the coding sequence ATGCGCCTCGATCGCCGCACCCTTGTCCGCGCCGCCGCCGCGATGCCGCTGCTCACGCTGCCAAGCGTGCTGCGCGCCGCCGAGCCGGACCTCTCGGCGCTGCAGGACATGACCAAGGGCGCGCAGCCGATCGGCAATGACGAGCGCGCCGCGCGGCTTGCCCGGGCGCAGAGGCTGATGCGGGCCCATGGCATCGGCGCGGTGCTGATCGAGGGCGGATCGTCGCTGGTCTATTTCGCCGGGCTCAACTGGGGGCGCAGCGAGCGGCTGACCGCGATCCTCCTGCCGGCCGAGGGCGAGCCCTGCATTGTCACGCCGTTCTTCGAGGAAGCGCGCACCCGCGAGCGGCTGGCGATCCCCGCCGAGGTCCGCGTGTGGAACGAGGACGAGGATCCGCTCAAGACCGTCGCCGGCTTCCTCAAGGACCGCAAGCTCGCGCATCTGCCGGTCGGCATCGAGGAGACGGTGCGCTATTTCGCCGTCGACGGGTTGCAGAAGAACGGGCTCAAGGTGGTCTCGGCCAATCCGGTCGTGCGCGGCTGCCGGATGATCAAGACGGCGCCCGAGATCGCGCTGATGCAGCTCGCCACCGACGTGACGATCGCCGCCTATCGCTTCGTCTATCCGCGGGTCGAGAAGGGGATGAGCCAGCGCGACGTGTCGGCGCTGATGGACGCGGCAACGCGCAAGCTGGGCGGCGATCCCGAGTTCAGCCTGGTGCTGGTGGGCGAGGGCGCGGCCTATCCGCACGGCACCAAGGTGCCCTCGCCGGTGGCCGACGGGCGGATCGTGCTGATGGACTGCGGCTGCACGGTGCAGGGCTATCAGAGCGACGTGTCGCGCACCTGGGTGCATGGCGGCGCGAATGCCGAGCAGCGCAAGGTGTGGGGCCAGGCGGCGCAGGGCCAGCAAGTCGCGTTCGCCGCGGCCAGGCTCGGCGTGCCGGCAGGCAGTGTCGACGATGCGGTACGGCGCTACTACGCCTCGCTCGGCTGGGGACCGGACTACAAGCTGCCGGGGCTTTCACACCGCACCGGGCACGGCATCGGGCTGGACGGGCACGAGCCGGTCAACCTGGTGCGCGGCGAGAAGACGCTGCTCGCCCCGGGCATGTGCTTCTCGAACGAGCCGGGCATCTACATCCCCGGCAGCTTCGGCGTGCGGCTGGAGGACTGCTTCCACATGACCGAGAGCGGGCCGGCCTGGTTCAGCCAGCCGCCCAGATCGATCGACGCGCCGATGGGGTGA
- a CDS encoding cation:proton antiporter — protein MLTLTNSGLSDALVILGAAGLVIPAFARFRISPVIGFILVGALVGPFGLGSLVPRNPWLYHITISDAHAIEPFAEFGIILLLFSIGLELSFKRLWSMRTLVFGVGAAELLGAGLILGAVLYLTGLSTGGAIGLGLALALSSTALVLPIAGTTSAVGKASFAMLLFEDLALVPIIFLLGALAPSAAGGEAGWIKLASTLGFGIVTVAILFVGGRLLLPRMFAQAARTKSPELFLAASLLVVIVASLATTAAGLSPIVGALIAGLLIAETEYHGEVEAITAPFKGLALGVFLITVGMRLDLNFVLHNWAPLLAASLLVMLVKAAVTMGLLKLSGARMGTAAEAGVLMASPSETTLIVLGVAGAAGLISPSTAAFWTTVTAIGLTATPLLAKAGRLIAQLIERSKTEDVPDAAQAQVHAGTVIIGFGRVGRTVADMLRRHGLPYIGVDADIDNVNAARRGGYNVLFGDVTRSELVDQLNLGHAKALVLTMDDPVLTVRLTKRVRGWVPELPIIARARDTAHAAELYRAGASEAVPEALESSLQLSEVVLVDLGLGVGPVIASIHEKRDEMRKKIKEVAGMEREPRFRRVRVERGNEESDVPA, from the coding sequence ATGCTGACCCTCACCAATAGCGGACTCAGCGATGCGCTGGTGATCCTCGGCGCGGCCGGGCTCGTCATCCCGGCGTTCGCGCGCTTCCGCATCAGCCCGGTCATCGGGTTCATCCTGGTCGGCGCGCTGGTCGGTCCGTTCGGGCTCGGCAGCCTGGTGCCGCGCAATCCCTGGCTCTACCACATCACCATATCGGACGCGCATGCGATCGAGCCGTTCGCCGAGTTCGGCATCATCCTGCTGCTGTTCTCGATCGGCCTCGAGCTTTCGTTCAAGCGGCTATGGTCGATGCGCACCCTCGTCTTCGGCGTCGGCGCGGCGGAGCTGCTCGGCGCCGGCCTGATCCTTGGCGCCGTCCTCTATCTCACCGGGCTGAGCACCGGCGGCGCGATCGGGCTCGGCCTCGCGCTCGCTCTTTCCTCCACCGCGCTCGTCCTCCCGATCGCCGGCACCACCAGCGCGGTCGGCAAGGCGAGCTTCGCGATGCTGCTGTTCGAGGATCTCGCGCTCGTCCCGATCATCTTCCTGCTCGGCGCGCTCGCGCCCAGCGCCGCGGGCGGCGAGGCCGGCTGGATCAAGCTCGCCTCGACGCTCGGCTTCGGCATCGTCACGGTCGCGATCCTGTTCGTCGGCGGCCGGCTGCTGCTCCCGCGCATGTTCGCCCAGGCGGCGCGCACCAAGAGCCCCGAGCTGTTCCTCGCCGCCAGCCTGCTCGTCGTGATCGTCGCCAGCCTCGCCACCACCGCGGCGGGCCTCTCGCCGATCGTCGGCGCGCTGATCGCGGGGCTGCTGATCGCCGAGACCGAATATCACGGCGAGGTCGAAGCGATCACCGCGCCGTTCAAGGGCCTCGCGCTCGGTGTGTTCCTGATCACCGTCGGCATGCGGCTCGACCTCAATTTCGTCCTGCACAACTGGGCGCCGCTGCTCGCCGCCTCGCTGCTGGTGATGCTGGTCAAGGCCGCGGTGACGATGGGGCTGCTCAAGCTCTCCGGCGCGCGCATGGGCACTGCGGCGGAGGCCGGCGTGCTGATGGCCAGTCCGTCCGAGACCACGCTGATCGTGCTCGGCGTCGCCGGTGCGGCCGGTCTGATCTCGCCGAGCACCGCCGCCTTCTGGACCACGGTGACCGCGATCGGGCTCACCGCCACGCCGCTGCTCGCCAAGGCCGGGCGGCTGATCGCCCAGTTGATCGAGCGCTCGAAGACCGAGGATGTGCCCGATGCCGCCCAGGCGCAGGTCCATGCCGGCACCGTGATCATCGGCTTCGGCCGCGTCGGCCGCACCGTGGCGGACATGCTGCGCCGCCACGGCTTGCCCTATATCGGCGTCGATGCCGATATCGACAACGTCAACGCCGCGCGCCGCGGCGGCTACAATGTCCTGTTCGGCGACGTCACCCGTTCCGAGCTGGTCGACCAGCTCAACCTCGGCCATGCCAAGGCGCTGGTGCTGACGATGGACGATCCCGTGCTCACCGTGCGCCTCACCAAGCGCGTGCGCGGCTGGGTGCCCGAGCTGCCGATCATCGCCCGCGCGCGCGATACCGCCCATGCCGCCGAGCTCTACCGTGCCGGCGCCAGCGAGGCGGTGCCCGAGGCGCTGGAGAGCTCGCTCCAGCTCTCCGAAGTGGTGCTGGTCGATCTCGGCCTCGGCGTCGGCCCGGTGATCGCCTCGATCCACGAGAAGCGCGACGAGATGCGCAAGAAGATCAAGGAAGTCGCCGGCATGGAGCGCGAGCCGCGCTTCCGCCGCGTCCGCGTCGAGCGGGGCAATGAGGAATCGGATGTGCCCGCCTGA
- a CDS encoding site-2 protease family protein → MMRALAISIFFVTAFGVVGLLSEHFHGDSGLVLRLLIDALLSFVAVLMHELGHAGAARHFGAQIGAIVVLPFELKMKPRRLRVRWRAGGGDLGGYVTYRLDRIDARRKHMAISAAGPVANLLLALAAGAVAAQLGTATLAGTLLGALAMLSVGMGLANLVPFRGSDGAHILQGFRAGRRARS, encoded by the coding sequence ATGATGCGGGCGCTGGCGATATCGATCTTCTTCGTCACGGCCTTTGGCGTGGTCGGGTTGCTGAGCGAGCATTTCCATGGCGATTCCGGCCTGGTGCTGCGGCTCCTGATCGATGCGCTGCTCTCCTTCGTCGCGGTGCTGATGCATGAGCTGGGCCATGCCGGCGCAGCCCGTCACTTCGGCGCGCAGATCGGCGCGATCGTCGTGTTGCCCTTCGAGCTCAAGATGAAGCCGCGGCGGCTGCGAGTGCGGTGGCGGGCAGGCGGGGGCGACCTTGGTGGCTATGTCACCTACCGGCTCGACCGGATCGATGCGCGGCGCAAGCATATGGCGATCTCTGCCGCTGGACCCGTCGCCAACCTGCTGCTCGCGCTGGCAGCAGGGGCCGTCGCGGCGCAGCTGGGCACGGCGACGCTGGCGGGTACGCTGCTTGGGGCGCTGGCGATGCTCTCGGTGGGGATGGGGCTTGCCAATCTGGTGCCGTTCAGGGGCAGCGACGGCGCCCATATTCTCCAGGGCTTCCGGGCGGGGCGTCGGGCGCGGAGCTAG
- a CDS encoding aldo/keto reductase, protein MQHRHLGSSGLQVSALGLGCMSFAGAYGPGGDRQDNIALVRRAVEAGVTFFDTAEAYGPFTNEELVGEALAPVREQVVIATKFGFDIDLVTGERRPGVDSRPEHIKAVADAALKRLRTDRIDLFYQHRVDPAVPIEEVAGAVAELIQAGKVAHFGLSEAAPDTIRRAHAVQPVAALQSEYSLFWREPEEELLPLCAELGIGFVPFSPLGAGFLTGQIDENTVFAPGDFRNIVPRFSIEARKANMALVTLVKRVADRHGATPAQVALAWLLAQQPWIVPIPGTSKLARLEENLGAVDVTLTPDDLAEIDAGTAAFDVTGERLPEAVLEMTRR, encoded by the coding sequence ATGCAGCATCGCCACCTCGGTTCTTCGGGCCTGCAGGTATCGGCGCTGGGCCTTGGCTGCATGAGCTTCGCCGGTGCCTATGGGCCGGGCGGGGATCGCCAGGACAATATCGCCCTGGTGCGCAGGGCGGTCGAAGCCGGCGTGACCTTCTTCGACACCGCCGAGGCCTATGGCCCGTTCACCAATGAAGAGTTGGTCGGCGAGGCGCTGGCGCCGGTGCGCGAGCAGGTGGTGATCGCCACCAAGTTCGGCTTCGACATCGATCTGGTCACAGGCGAGCGCCGGCCCGGCGTCGACAGCCGGCCCGAGCATATCAAGGCCGTCGCCGATGCGGCGCTCAAGCGCCTGCGCACCGACCGGATCGACCTGTTCTACCAGCACCGCGTCGATCCCGCCGTGCCGATCGAGGAGGTCGCCGGCGCGGTGGCCGAGCTGATCCAGGCCGGCAAGGTCGCGCATTTCGGGCTGTCGGAAGCGGCCCCCGACACGATCCGACGCGCGCACGCCGTCCAGCCGGTCGCCGCGCTGCAGAGCGAATATTCGCTGTTCTGGCGCGAGCCCGAGGAGGAATTGCTGCCACTCTGCGCCGAACTCGGCATCGGCTTCGTCCCGTTCAGTCCGCTGGGCGCCGGCTTCCTCACCGGCCAGATCGACGAGAACACCGTCTTCGCCCCCGGCGACTTCCGCAATATCGTGCCGCGCTTCTCGATCGAGGCGCGCAAGGCCAACATGGCGCTGGTCACGCTGGTGAAGCGCGTCGCCGATCGCCACGGCGCCACGCCCGCCCAGGTCGCGCTCGCCTGGCTGCTCGCGCAGCAGCCCTGGATCGTGCCGATCCCCGGCACCAGCAAGCTCGCACGGCTCGAGGAGAATCTCGGCGCGGTGGATGTGACGCTCACGCCCGACGACCTCGCCGAGATCGACGCCGGCACCGCCGCGTTCGACGTAACCGGCGAGCGGCTCCCCGAAGCCGTCCTCGAGATGACGCGACGCTAG
- the alaS gene encoding alanine--tRNA ligase has product MTSTNDIRRSFLDYFESQGHARVASAPLVPHNDPTLMFVNAGMVPFKNVFTGLESRPYSTATSSQKCVRAGGKHNDLDNVGYTARHHTFFEMLGNFSFGDYFKEQAITHAWTLLTKVWGIPAERLTATVYHTDDQAFDLWKKIAGLPESRIIRIPTKDNFWAMGSDGPCGPCSEIFYDHGDHIWGGPPGSPEEDGDRFVEIWNLVFMQFVQENDEIIGDLPRPSIDTGMGLERVAAVLQGVHDNYDTDTFKALIAESGALTGAATTGENQASHRVIADHLRSAGFLVADGVLPANEGRGYVLRRIMRRAMRHAHLLGAKDPLMHRMVPSLVAEMGAAYPELVRAQPLIEATLLQEETRFRQTLANGLRLLDEATQGMTEGGVLPGETAFKLYDTFGFPYDLTEDALRGQGMTVDRAGFDTAMAEQKRAARAAWKGSGEKASEELWYDLADELGGTEFTGYAGTQGEGQVLAIVKDGARVEKAGAGDSVVILTNQTPFYAESGGQMGDVGVISNDKMSAAVDDTSKPLGRLHAHHAKIETGEVAVGDAVQLTVDVDHRDRVRANHSATHLLHAALRKRLGGHVTQKGSLVAPDRFRFDFSHPSALSADEIADVEADVNAQIRHNGAVETRLMAPEDAIQAGAMALFGEKYGDEVRVLSMGAGDDAFYSVELCGGTHVNATGDIAIFKIVSESAVSSGVRRIEALTGEGARLWLNARDAQLREAAAALKTNPDDVVARVAALVEERRKLERELAEAKKALALGGGGAAQAAGPEQVAGINFLGQVLDGLDPKALRGAVDEAKARIGSGVVALVAVNEGRASVAVGVSEGVAASAVDLVKVAVAVLGGQGGGGRPDMAQGGGPDGDKGAEALEAVKAALAAA; this is encoded by the coding sequence ATGACGTCCACCAACGATATCCGCCGTTCGTTCCTCGACTATTTCGAGAGCCAGGGTCACGCCCGTGTCGCCAGCGCGCCGCTGGTGCCGCACAACGATCCGACCCTGATGTTCGTCAACGCGGGCATGGTGCCGTTCAAGAACGTGTTCACCGGGCTTGAGAGCCGGCCCTATTCGACCGCGACCAGCTCGCAGAAGTGCGTCCGCGCCGGCGGCAAGCACAACGACCTGGACAATGTCGGCTATACCGCGCGCCATCACACCTTCTTCGAAATGCTGGGGAATTTCTCCTTCGGCGACTATTTCAAGGAGCAGGCGATCACGCACGCCTGGACGCTGCTCACCAAGGTGTGGGGCATCCCCGCCGAGCGGCTGACCGCGACCGTCTATCATACCGACGACCAGGCATTCGACCTGTGGAAGAAGATCGCCGGCCTGCCCGAGAGCCGCATCATCCGCATCCCGACCAAGGACAATTTCTGGGCGATGGGATCGGACGGTCCGTGCGGGCCGTGCTCGGAGATCTTCTACGACCATGGCGACCATATCTGGGGCGGCCCGCCGGGATCGCCTGAGGAAGATGGCGACCGCTTCGTCGAGATCTGGAACCTCGTCTTCATGCAGTTCGTGCAGGAGAATGACGAGATCATCGGCGACCTGCCGCGCCCCTCGATCGACACGGGCATGGGCCTGGAACGCGTCGCCGCGGTGCTGCAGGGCGTTCACGACAATTACGATACCGACACGTTCAAGGCGCTGATCGCCGAATCGGGCGCGCTGACCGGCGCCGCGACGACGGGCGAGAACCAGGCGAGCCACCGCGTGATCGCCGATCACCTGCGCTCGGCCGGCTTCCTGGTGGCGGACGGCGTGCTGCCGGCCAATGAGGGCCGCGGCTATGTGCTCCGCCGCATCATGCGCCGCGCGATGCGCCACGCGCACCTGCTCGGCGCCAAGGATCCGCTGATGCACCGGATGGTGCCGTCGTTGGTCGCCGAGATGGGCGCTGCCTATCCCGAGCTGGTCCGCGCGCAGCCGCTGATCGAGGCGACGCTGCTGCAGGAAGAGACGCGCTTCCGCCAGACGCTGGCGAACGGGCTGCGCCTGCTCGACGAGGCGACGCAGGGCATGACCGAAGGCGGGGTGCTGCCCGGCGAGACCGCGTTCAAGCTCTACGACACGTTCGGCTTCCCGTACGATCTGACCGAGGACGCGCTGCGCGGCCAGGGCATGACCGTCGATCGTGCCGGCTTTGACACGGCGATGGCCGAGCAGAAGCGCGCGGCGCGGGCGGCCTGGAAGGGCTCGGGCGAAAAGGCTTCGGAAGAGCTGTGGTACGACCTGGCCGACGAGCTGGGCGGCACCGAGTTCACCGGCTATGCGGGCACGCAGGGCGAGGGCCAGGTGCTGGCGATCGTCAAGGACGGCGCGCGGGTCGAGAAGGCCGGGGCGGGCGACAGCGTCGTCATCCTGACCAACCAGACCCCCTTCTACGCCGAGAGCGGCGGCCAGATGGGCGATGTCGGCGTGATCTCGAACGACAAGATGAGCGCGGCGGTGGACGACACCTCCAAGCCGCTCGGCCGGCTGCATGCGCATCATGCCAAGATCGAGACCGGCGAGGTCGCGGTCGGCGACGCGGTGCAGCTCACCGTCGATGTCGATCACCGCGACCGGGTGCGCGCCAACCACTCCGCGACGCACCTGCTGCACGCGGCGCTGCGCAAGCGGCTGGGCGGGCACGTGACGCAGAAGGGCAGCCTGGTGGCGCCCGACCGCTTCCGCTTCGACTTCTCGCACCCGAGCGCGCTGAGCGCCGACGAGATCGCCGATGTCGAGGCCGATGTGAACGCGCAGATCCGCCACAACGGCGCGGTCGAGACGCGGCTGATGGCGCCCGAGGACGCGATCCAGGCGGGCGCGATGGCGCTGTTCGGCGAGAAATATGGCGACGAGGTCCGCGTGCTCTCGATGGGTGCGGGCGACGATGCCTTCTACTCGGTCGAGCTGTGCGGCGGCACGCACGTGAACGCCACTGGCGACATCGCGATCTTCAAGATCGTCTCCGAGAGCGCGGTGTCGAGCGGCGTGCGCCGCATCGAGGCGCTGACCGGCGAGGGCGCGCGGCTGTGGCTCAACGCCCGCGACGCGCAGCTGCGCGAGGCGGCGGCGGCGCTCAAGACCAATCCCGACGACGTCGTGGCGCGGGTCGCCGCGCTGGTCGAGGAGCGGCGCAAGCTTGAGCGCGAGCTGGCCGAGGCCAAGAAGGCGCTGGCGCTGGGCGGCGGCGGTGCCGCACAGGCGGCGGGGCCGGAGCAGGTGGCGGGGATCAACTTCCTCGGCCAGGTGCTCGACGGGCTCGACCCCAAGGCGCTGCGCGGCGCGGTCGACGAGGCCAAGGCGCGGATCGGCAGCGGCGTGGTCGCGCTGGTCGCGGTGAACGAGGGCCGGGCTTCGGTCGCGGTCGGCGTGAGCGAGGGCGTGGCGGCGAGCGCGGTCGACCTGGTCAAGGTCGCGGTGGCGGTGCTGGGCGGGCAGGGCGGCGGCGGCCGTCCCGACATGGCCCAGGGCGGCGGGCCGGACGGCGACAAGGGTGCCGAGGCGCTCGAAGCGGTCAAGGCCGCGCTGGCGGCGGCGTAA
- a CDS encoding dicarboxylate/amino acid:cation symporter has translation MGKRLTWFILAALLLGGLLGWGLNTAYAGSPEGAKAIERWAYGLDIPTQMFLHLIKMIIAPLVVSTLVVGIAHMGGGGAIGRVGLKAFLWFVSASLVSLTLGLILVNALHPGIGINLPLPAVTEAVDVKPFDIAQFFIHIVPTSGVDAMATNDILQLVIFSIFFGVGLAAVGEKGAPLVRGLEALVQVMLTVTGYVMLFAPVAVFCAVAKALATQGLDIVRDLAFFMASFYLGLAILWACLIGACFLIVGPRTATLLRYLRDPILLGFSTASSEAAYPRTLDALDRFGVPPKIASFVLPLGYSFNLDGSMMYMTFASIFIAQAYGIHLDWMTMIQMLLILMVTSKGIAGVPRASLVVITGTLSHFNIPEAGVLLILAVDHFLDMGRTATNVIGNAVASTVVARWEGQLDAPGIAEPAVKPLDGAATEVDSFEDYGKS, from the coding sequence TTGGGCAAGCGACTTACTTGGTTCATTCTGGCGGCGCTGCTGCTCGGCGGGCTGCTCGGCTGGGGGCTGAACACCGCCTATGCCGGCTCGCCCGAGGGCGCCAAGGCGATCGAGCGCTGGGCCTATGGCCTCGACATCCCCACCCAGATGTTCCTCCACCTGATCAAGATGATCATCGCCCCGCTGGTCGTCTCGACACTGGTGGTCGGCATTGCCCATATGGGCGGCGGCGGCGCGATCGGCCGGGTGGGCCTGAAGGCGTTCCTCTGGTTCGTCAGCGCCAGCCTCGTCTCGCTTACGCTCGGCCTGATCCTGGTCAACGCGCTGCACCCCGGCATCGGCATCAACCTGCCGCTGCCCGCGGTCACCGAGGCCGTCGACGTCAAGCCGTTCGATATCGCCCAGTTCTTCATCCACATCGTGCCGACCAGCGGCGTCGACGCGATGGCGACCAACGACATCCTCCAGCTGGTGATCTTCTCGATCTTCTTCGGCGTCGGCCTGGCCGCGGTGGGTGAGAAGGGCGCGCCGCTCGTCCGCGGGCTCGAGGCGCTGGTCCAGGTGATGCTCACCGTCACCGGCTATGTCATGCTGTTCGCGCCGGTCGCAGTGTTCTGCGCCGTCGCCAAGGCGCTGGCGACGCAGGGGCTCGACATCGTCCGCGACCTCGCCTTCTTCATGGCGAGCTTCTATCTCGGCCTGGCGATCCTCTGGGCCTGCCTGATCGGCGCCTGTTTCCTGATCGTCGGTCCGCGCACCGCCACGCTGCTGCGCTACCTGCGCGATCCGATCCTGCTCGGCTTCTCGACCGCTTCGTCCGAAGCCGCCTATCCACGCACGCTTGATGCGCTCGACCGGTTCGGCGTGCCGCCCAAGATCGCCAGCTTCGTGCTGCCGCTCGGCTATTCGTTCAACCTCGACGGCTCGATGATGTACATGACGTTCGCGTCGATCTTCATCGCCCAGGCCTATGGCATCCATCTCGACTGGATGACGATGATCCAGATGCTGCTGATCCTGATGGTCACCAGCAAGGGCATCGCCGGCGTGCCGCGCGCCAGCCTGGTGGTGATCACCGGCACGCTCAGCCACTTCAACATCCCCGAGGCCGGCGTCCTGCTGATCCTCGCGGTCGACCATTTCCTCGACATGGGCCGCACCGCGACCAACGTGATCGGCAATGCCGTCGCCAGCACCGTCGTGGCGCGCTGGGAGGGCCAGCTCGATGCGCCCGGCATCGCCGAACCCGCGGTCAAGCCGCTTGACGGCGCCGCGACCGAGGTCGACAGCTTCGAGGATTATGGCAAGTCCTGA